From the Oryza glaberrima chromosome 5, OglaRS2, whole genome shotgun sequence genome, one window contains:
- the LOC127772628 gene encoding F-box protein At5g07610-like, producing the protein MAGTSHNSSSKRPRRTAPPPPPRDNPAERLTDDLLVEILSRVPYMSLCRSKRVCRRWRRVISDPDHRRLLPRYHLHNAIAGIFSMEPYWRPLADPHRFQAVPAADPPPPIDTSFSFLPKCERIRLLDGCNGLILCCCRNLSNPDVFNYVVCNPATKNSFVLPDLDWCCSKIERLGFDPAVSSHFHVFEFAEYLDIDGYDHYLRLNIYSSKTGEWSGEMDSGWSTEVGTLNRPKTVFFNGMLHLLAVEPLSITDSKLVAVDVEGKTWRTIRLPHDEEGHPLYGAHHSFTPYKEELVDLSQGLLHFVSTASNDATKLSVWVLDDYDSERWSLQHIVSSMHLLGRAISPYLGYGYVVVSVQERKMFFVVFGRDRMLMSYEIDKREVRLIHKFGRGYEKRYLPYLPLFTESLADGP; encoded by the coding sequence ATGGCGGGGACCTcccacaacagcagcagcaagaggcCGAGGcgtacggcgccgccgccgccgccgcgggacaACCCGGCGGAGAGGCTCACCGACGACCTCCTCGTCGAGATCCTCTCGCGCGTGCCCTACATGTCGCTCTGCCGTTCCAAGCGCGTCtgcaggcggtggcgccgcgTCATCTCCGaccccgaccaccgccgcctcctgccgaGGTATCACCTCCACAACGCCATCGCCGGCATCTTCAGCATGGAGCCCTACTGGCGGCCTCTCGCAGACCCCCATCGTTTCCAGGCCGTCCCCGCGGCGGATCCCCCGCCTCCCATCGACACTTCCTTCTCCTTCCTGCCCAAGTGCGAACGCATCCGTCTCCTGGATGGCTGCAATGGCCTCATCCTCTGCTGCTGCCGCAATCTGAGCAATCCAGATGTATTCAACTATGTGGTGTGCAATCCCGCCACCAAGAACTCGTTCGTCTTGCCGGACTTGGACTGGTGCTGTTCCAAGATTGAACGATTGGGCTTCGATCCGGCTGTCTCCTCACACTTCCATGTGTTCGAGTTTGCGGAGTACTTGGATATCGATGGTTATGATCATTATCTCAGGCTCAATATTTACTCGTCGAAAACCGGAGAGTGGAGTGGTGAGATGGACTCCGGATGGAGCACTGAAGTCGGTACTCTGAATCGGCCGAAGACCGTCTTTTTCAATGGAATGCTGCATTTGCTCGCCGTGGAGCCCCTGAGCATCACGGATTCCAAGCTGGTGGCAGTGGACGTGGAGGGGAAGACTTGGAGAACCATTCGTCTGCCACACGACGAGGAAGGGCATCCTCTGTATGGTGCTCATCATTCGTTTACTCCATACAAGGAGGAACTCGTTGATCTGTCTCAGGGCCTGTTGCACTTTGTAAGTACTGCCAGTAATGACGCCACCAAACTATCAGTGTGGGTTCTTGATGACTACGACAGTGAGCGGTGGTCATTGCAGCACATTGTGAGCTCTATGCATCTACTTGGGAGGGCGATAAGTCCTTATCTTGGATATGGTTACGTTGTTGTCTCAGTCCAAGAACGCAAgatgtttttcgttgtctttgggCGAGATCGTATGCTCATGTCATATGAAATTGATAAAAGGGAAGTGCGTCTTATACATAAATTTGGACGTGGTTACGAGAAACGTTATCTTCCATATCTTCCCTTGTTCACGGAGTCATTAGCAGATGGTCCCTAA
- the LOC127772868 gene encoding F-box protein At5g07610-like yields the protein MAKKSKEEEEGSSATRNPAAELTDDLIVDILSRLPVKSVCRCKCVSRRWRGLISDPDHRKKLPQTLAGFFYSSENESSFPDEARHFVNVTGRGRPLVHPSLPFLPRFERIRMVDSCGGLLLCRCYESSNAFRYVVCNPAMEEWVALPESGYGDDKEEVELCTRLGFDPAVSSHFHVFEFVSADDCSDVAGVKIYSSETGEWNYSESEWFPDTVLFADQRSVFFNGMLHLVVLQLAIVAVDVKGETWWNMPVPEMEDVEDIFTWRPGFIGQSQGKLYYLSEYDTVPLSLSIWVLEDDSTDEWTLKHNVTTELLSEKINSKTDIYHSDYYHVATVHPDCGLIYYIAGRGGTLMAYDMDRMESCAIQNLEYRYMEFLPYIPFYSEILSNGD from the coding sequence ATGGCGAAGAAatccaaggaggaggaggagggatccaGTGCGACGAGGAATCCGGCGGCCGAGCTCACCGACGACCTCATCGTCGAcatcctctcccgcctccccgTCAAGTCGGTCTGCCGATGCAAGTGCGTGtccaggcggtggcgcggcctcATCTCCGACCCCGACCACCGcaagaagctcccccaaacccTCGCCGGCTTCTTCTACAGCAGCGAGAACGAATCGAGCTTCCCCGATGAAGCGCGGCATTTCGTCAATGTCACCGGGAGAGGCCGGCCTCTCGTCCACCCGTCGCTCCCCTTCCTGCCTCGCTTCGAGCGCATCAGGATGGTGGACAGctgcggcggcctcctcctctgccgctgCTACGAGAGCTCCAACGCATTCCGCTACGTCGTGTGCAATCCCGCCATGGAGGAATGGGTCGCGTTACCGGAGTCCGGCTACGGCGACGACAAGGAAGAGGTGGAATTGTGCACCCGGTTGGGATTCGACCCTGCCGTCTCCTCGCATTTCCATGTCTTTGAGTTTGTGAGTGCGGATGATTGCAGTGATGTGGCTGGGGTGAAGATCTACTCTTCGGAAACCGGAGAATGGAATTACAGTGAGAGCGAATGGTTCCCTGATACCGTTTTATTTGCTGATCAAAGAAGTGTCTTCTTCAATGGCATGCTGCATTTGGTCGTCCTTCAGCTTGCGATTGTCGCGGTAGATGTCAAGGGTGAGACATGGTGGAACATGCCGGTGCCGGAAATGGAAGATGTGGAAGATATATTTACTTGGAGGCCTGGTTTTATCGGTCAATCCCAAGGGAAATTGTACTACCTCAGTGAATATGACACTGTCCCCTTAAGCCTGTCAATATGGGTTCTTGAGGATGATTCTACGGATGAATGGACATTGAAGCATAATGTGACTACTGAACTGCTGTCTGAGAAGATAAACTCCAAAACCGATATCTACCATTCCGACTACTACCATGTGGCCACAGTTCACCCAGATTGTGGTTTGATTTACTATATTGCTGGCAGAGGCGGCACACTGATGGCATACGACATGGACCGTATGGAGTCGTGTGCTATTCAAAATCTTGAGTATCGCTACATGGAGTTTCTTCCCTATATTCCGTTCTACTCAGAAATATTGTCCAACGGCGACTAG
- the LOC127774583 gene encoding protein ALTERED PHOSPHATE STARVATION RESPONSE 1-like, producing MGSSPSKATGEDALVLCKERMRHIKRAIDSRDALSASHLSYTQSLRSVGTALRRYAESEISTESSLSISEADKSPSHSSMASPSPSQALESTGSPVHRGSQLTPPSTKIHYMKAAGTKPLTITIDPSAADFVGQESLVSTFVPPPPPLPPELCTSWDFFDSNYASGSATSNNENGVTLNFSRLKGLRDSRESEAVSLREEATNRSDGMHPELPGDNAAPKQEAQAKKSGMSKPSGSVEVTTEAATSGQVGEKVEEDDMEKELCTEAEDPSEFITHRAKDFVSSMKDIEIRFMRAAEAGNEVSRMLETKKIRLDICAKIPGSPGKPPTARFVSALRVCFNRENILNQETAQHVSKVVTWKRSVSSLSSSSKSPLTAAMITDDVGDSNSDFVEQFAMVSGSHSSTLDRLHAWERKLHDEIKASEHVRKTYDEKCNLLRHQFARGLNAQLIDKTRAIVKDLHSRVSVAIQAVDAISKRIEKIRDEELQPQLVELIQGLIRMWKTMLECHHKQFITISLAYHVKSATTVQQGEHHHRAATHLWNELDCFSSSFKIWVTAHKSYVESLNAWLQKCVLQPAQDRRRRKRKVSFPPRHALSPPIFVLCRDWLTMMESQSLPTDELCKSIKEVVQLLRGSFDHQADHQNKMTTESHLRNKSQECGMLENNEQEVSGSVEAVEGLQSKLTTVLDRLTKFSEASLKHYEELKQNYEMARDDYKMGRSNAHLV from the exons ATGGGTTCTTCGCCGTCCAAAGCCACTGGTGAGGATGCCCTAGTTCTATGCAAGGAGCGAATGCGCCATATCAAGCGAGCTATTGATTCAAGAGATGCACTGTCGGCatcccacctatcatatactCAGTCTCTCCGTAGTGTGGGTACTGCATTGCGGCGTTATGCGGAGTCTGAGATCTCAACAGAATCATCACTGTCCATTTCAGAAGCAGATAAGTCACCATCACATTCCTCTATGGCTTCTCCATCGCCTTCTCAAGCATTAGAGAGCACTGGTTCCCCAGTACATCGAGGTAGTCAGCTGACTCCTCCCTCAACAAAGATCCATTACATGAAAGCAGCAGGAACAAAACCTTTAACAATCACTATTGATCCATCTGCTGCTGACTTTGTGGGGCAAGAATCCCTAGTCTCTACCTttgtgccgccgccaccaccattgcCCCCTGAATTATGTACCTCATGGGATTTCTTCGATTCCAATTATGCTTCTGGTAGTGCCACCTCAAATAATGAGAATGGAGTGACATTAAATTTTAGTAGATTGAAGGGTCTGAGAGATTCAAGGGAATCTGAAGCAGTCTCGCTGAGAGAAGAAGCAACAAACAGGTCTGATGGAATGCACCCAGAGCTTCCTGGTGATAATGCAGCACCTAAGCAGGAAGCCCAAGCAAAGAAAAGTGGGATGAGTAAGCCAAGTGGATCGGTTGAGGTTACAACTGAAGCTGCTACTTCTGGGCAAGTTGGAGAAAAGGTTGAGGAAGATGACATGGAGAAAGAATTGTGCACAGAAGCAGAAGACCCTTCAGAGTTCATCACTCATAGAGCAAAAGATTTTGTGTCAAGCATGAAAGACATTGAAATCCGGTTTATGCGTGCTGCAGAAGCTGGGAATGAGGTTTCCAGAATGCTTGAGACAAAGAAGATCAGACTTGATATATGTGCTAAGATTCCAG GTTCTCCAGGCAAGCCACCTACTGCCCGATTTGTGTCAGCACTTCGAGTCTGCTTCAATCGTGAGAATATTCTCAACCAGG AAACTGCACAGCATGTTTCAAAAGTTGTCACTTGGAAGCGTTCTGTATCATCTTTGTCCTCATCATCTAAGAGTCCACTTACAGCAGCAATGATTACCGATGATGTGGGTGATAGTAACAGTGATTTTGTTGAGCAATTTGCCATGGTATCTGGAAGCCACTCGTCTACCTTGGATAGGCTACATGCATGGGAGAGAAAACTACATGATGAAATCAAG GCTAGTGAACATGTTAGAAAGACTTATGATGAGAAATGTAACCTTCTCCGGCACCAATTTGCACGAGGTCTAAATGCTCAACTGATTGATAAGACCAGAGCTATTGTGAAGGATCTTCATTCCAGGGTGTCTGTTGCGATCCAGGCTGTTGATGCAATATcaaaaagaatagagaagataAGGGATGAAGAACTGCAGCCACAACTTGTCGAGCTGATTCAAGG GTTAATAAGAATGTGGAAAACAATGTTGGAATGCCACCACAAACAATTCATCACAATATCACTGGCATACCATGTCAAGAGTGCGACCACGGTGCAGCAAGGTGAGCACCACCACAGGGCCGCAACGCATCTCTGGAACGAGTTGGACTGCTTTTCATCCAGCTTCAAGATCTGGGTCACTGCTCACAAGTCCTACGTCGAGTCCCTCAACGCTTGGCTCCAGAAGTGTGTCCTGCAGCCAGCCCAGGACCGACGGAGGCGCAAGCGCAAGGTCTCTTTCCCTCCCCGCCACGCGCTCTCCCCTCCGATCTTCGTTCTCTGCAGAGACTGGCTCACCATGATGGAGTCACAGTCACTCCCCACAGATGAGCTCTGCAAGTCTATCAAAGAGGTGGTGCAGCTCCTGCGCGGTTCGTTCGACCACCAGGCTGATCATCAGAACAAAATGACGACTGAATCGCACTTGAGAAACAAGTCGCAGGAATGTGGGATGCTGGAGAATAATGAGCAGGAGGTGAGTGGAAGCGTAGAAGCAGTGGAAGGGTTGCAGTCAAAGCTGACTACGGTTCTGGATCGCCTGACAAAGTTCTCAGAGGCTTCACTGAAGCATTACGAGGAGCTCAAGCAGAATTATGAGATGGCTCGTGATGACTACAAGATGGGTCGATCAAATGCACATCTTGTTTAG